From a region of the Acanthochromis polyacanthus isolate Apoly-LR-REF ecotype Palm Island chromosome 3, KAUST_Apoly_ChrSc, whole genome shotgun sequence genome:
- the LOC127533372 gene encoding B-cell receptor CD22-like has translation MKCFQENAPKLPSVSVSPSAEIMEGSSVTLTCSSDANPAANYTWYKRNGNPALQSLSNESQLIFSSIQSSDSGLYYCTVENVLGKRTSGDFGIDVKYAPKLPSVSVSPSAEIMEGSSVTLTCSSDANPAATYTWYKENEDSPLHSGQIFTMTDFRAEHSGNYYCVAQNTRGRHNSTLYLTTAGKTALIPNVIRLTLVVLSLIPLLLLIVWMRKKMSSSHEAESNEVVEMIEMQ, from the exons atgaaatgttttcaggaga ATGCTCCAAAGCTTCCCTCTGTGTCAGTGAGTCCATCTGCTGAGATAATGGAGGGAAGTTCAGTGACTCTgacctgcagcagtgatgctAACCCAGCAGCTAATTACACCTGGTACAAGAGGAATGGAAATCCAGCCCTTCAATCTCTCAGTAATGAGTCACAGCTTATCTTCAGCTCCATCCAGTCCTCAGACTCTGGACTCTATTACTGTACAGTGGAGAATGTGCTGGGCAAGAGGACATCTGGAGACTTTGGTATTGATGTGAAAT ATGCTCCAAAGCTTCCCTCTGTGTCAGTGAGTCCATCTGCTGAGATAATGGAGGGAAGTTCAGTGACTCTgacctgcagcagtgatgctAACCCAGCAGCTACTTACACCTGGTACAAGGAGAATGAAGACTCACCACTTCATTCAGGACAGATCTTCACCATGACTGACTTCAGAGCTGAACACAGTGGGAATTATTACTGTGTAGCTCAGAACACAAGAGGGCGTCATAACTCCACCTTATATCTGACTACGGCAG GGAAAACAGCTTTAATACCAAATGTCATCAGGTTAACTTTGGTGGTCTTGAGTCTGATTCCTCTGCTTCTTTTGATTGTGTGGATGAG GAAGAAGATGTCCTCTAGCCATGAAGCTGAATCAAACGAAGTGGTGGAGATGATAGag ATGCAGTGA